In Planctomycetota bacterium, the sequence GTGCACGACGCCGGGGAGACGCCGCCGAAGTCCACGTCGCCGAGAGCGAGGCGCGCCCGATCCAGTTTGAGAACAATCAGTTGAAGTGCGTGCACACGAAGTGCACCCGCGCACTCAGCGTGCGGCTGATTCATCGCGGGCGGATCGGCTTTGCGAGCACCACCGACACGTCCGACCCCGCGGGCCTTCTCGACCGGGCGACCGCCAGCGCCGCGTTTGGGCAGGAGGCGAAGTTCGCCTTCCCGGGGCCGTTGCCGTACCCCGATGTGGCCGTCTACGACCCGCGCGTGGCCGATTTCCCTATCGAGCGTGGCATCGAACTGGGGCGTGAAGCGATCGAGCAGGTCCTCAGCCAGTACCGCGACGTGCAGTGTTACGTGGAGGTGAACAGGTCGGTCGGCGCCGAGCGGCTGTTGAACACGAGCGGTCTCGACGTGCAGATGAGCCTCACCGGCTTCGAGTCCTCGCTCACGGCGGTGCGGGTGGGCGAGGGAGGCCTCCTGTGGGTGAGCGACGGCGAGAGCTCTCATGCCTTGGTAGCTGACCTCCCGCGCTACGCCTCGAAGGTGATCGCCGACATCCGGTTGGCTGAGCGGGAGGCCCCGGTGCCAGCCGGCGCGCGGCCTGTGCTCTTCACCGCGAGGGCGGTAAGCCTCCTCCTCCAGTTCATCGAGTCGGCTGTGAATGGCAAGCTCGTGCAGAAGGGAGCGTCTCCGTTGACGGGCCGGCTCGGCGAGCAGGTGCTGGGCGCGGAAGTGACCTTGTACGACGACGGCACCAGAGACTACGGCGACGGCAGCGCACCCTTTGACGCCGAGGGCACGCCAGCGCAGCGGACGCCCCTCTTCGAACGCGGCATTCTCCGGAATTACCTCGTGGACCTCCAAACCGCAGGGATGCTGGGACGTGCCGCCACGGGCAATGCGGCCAGGGCCTTCGCCGCAGCCCCCAGGCCCGAGGCCACCAACCTCGTCCTCGAGCCGGGAAGCGATTCCTTCGCCAGCCTCCTGGCGGGAATAGACCGCGGGCTTCTCGTGGACGATGTCCTCGGGGGGGGCCACTCGAACATCCTGGCCGGCGAGTTCTCGGTGAATGTGGGCCTCGGCTTCCTTGTCGAGCACGGGCAGATCATCGGCCGTGTGAAGGACTGCATGATTGCGGGCAACGTCTTCGAACTCTTCCGTCGGGTGCGCGGCATTGGGAGCCCTCAAGAGACGCACGGCTCGACCGTGACGCCGCCGGTCTGCTTCGACGGAGTCCACGTGGCAGGCGGGGACTGAGAAGGAACTTGGCCGGGCGAGCACCCTGAGGATTGAGCGCGCCCTTCGGGGTGCAGCTCCACGAAGCCATTGTGCCGCCCGGCCATTCTCTTGCCTCACTATGAGCATACAGGACGCAATTCTGGCCGACCTGACCCCCGAGCAGCGCGAGGCGGTGACGCACCGCGACGGGCCGCTGCTGGTGGTGGCAGGGGCCGGCAGCGGCAAGACGCGCGTCATCACCCGCCGTGTGGCGCACCTGGCCCTGCTGGGGGTGAAGCCCTGGCGCATCCTGGCCGTCACCTTCACCAACAAGGCGGCTGGCGAGATGCGCGAGCGCATCGAGCAGATGGCCGGCACGCGAGGCGTGTGGGTCTCCACGTTTCACGCCCTGTGCGCGGCGATGCTGCGCACGTCCGCTGAGACGATTGGCCTCGACCGCAACTTCACCATCTACGATCGCGACGACCAGCTCAAGGTGGTGGCCGAAGCCTTGAAGCGCCTGGAGTTCGACAAGGCGGACCTGCCACCGGCCAGCGCGCTTCAGGCGATCAGCAATGCCAAGACGCGACTCGAGAGCCCGGAGCAACTGGCGCGCAGCGCGATGAACTGGCGCGACGAACGGATCGCCAAGGTCTACGCCCAGTACCAGAAACTCCTCGACCACCACGCCGCGCTGGACTTCGACGACCTGCTGATGCGCGTCGCGCTCCTGCTCCGGGGCGATTCAGGCTTCCGGGAGCGCTGGCAGGCACGCTTCGAGTACCTCCTGGTGGACGAGTACCAAGACACGAATCACGCCCAGTACCTCATCGCTCGGGAGCTGGCGGCCCCCCATCGCAACCTCTGCGCCACCGGCGACCCCGACCAGGCCATCTACTCCTGGCGCGGCGCCACGATTCGAAACATCCTCGACTTCAAGGACGACTACCCCGAGGCGAAGGTCGTGAAGCTCGAGCGGAACTACCGCTCGACCAAGGTCATCCTCCGGGCCGCGGACAGCCTGATCACCCGGAATCTGCAACGCCACGAACGCGCGCTGTGGACAGAGAACGCCGAGGGCGTGCCGGTGCGGCTCCTGCTGGCCGATGACGCCGAGGAGGAGGCGGCGCAGGTGGTAGGCGTGCTCAGGAGCCTGCGCGAGGCGGGCCGGCCCTGGCGCGACTTCGCGATCTTCTACCGCACGAACGCCCAGTCGCGTTCGTTCGAAGAGACCATGCGCCACG encodes:
- a CDS encoding TldD/PmbA family protein, which gives rise to MPSLSAAAAAEQVVERARRRGDAAEVHVAESEARPIQFENNQLKCVHTKCTRALSVRLIHRGRIGFASTTDTSDPAGLLDRATASAAFGQEAKFAFPGPLPYPDVAVYDPRVADFPIERGIELGREAIEQVLSQYRDVQCYVEVNRSVGAERLLNTSGLDVQMSLTGFESSLTAVRVGEGGLLWVSDGESSHALVADLPRYASKVIADIRLAEREAPVPAGARPVLFTARAVSLLLQFIESAVNGKLVQKGASPLTGRLGEQVLGAEVTLYDDGTRDYGDGSAPFDAEGTPAQRTPLFERGILRNYLVDLQTAGMLGRAATGNAARAFAAAPRPEATNLVLEPGSDSFASLLAGIDRGLLVDDVLGGGHSNILAGEFSVNVGLGFLVEHGQIIGRVKDCMIAGNVFELFRRVRGIGSPQETHGSTVTPPVCFDGVHVAGGD